The following are from one region of the Luteimonas sp. MC1572 genome:
- a CDS encoding nucleoside-diphosphate sugar epimerase/dehydratase → MTFWKDRFRIALPRYAVVAHDLLMVWVAWSGLNYFRQPGLGGTADGAVLTPEITLILLVQGLIFWQVGLYRGVWRFASIPDLVNIMKASMFGLLAIVPLLFFVFDRAGQIPRTVMLAYPVVLSALLGMPRLLYRAWKDHGTSRTDQAALRVLILGAGQAGEALVRDLRRAGAYQPVGFLDDAAKLRGSYLQGLPVLGKIEDLGRIAPETAAQLLVIAMPSLDATTMRRVVAACERTGLPFRTVPRLNDLLEGRSLPGELKEVAIEDLLGRKPVTPDWKAIRGWLGGRSVLVTGAGGSIGAELCRQCARHGARQITLIEMDELALATTEAELRRDFPQIECIPVLGDCGDPAVVRHALALSSPEAVFHAAAYKQVPVLESQLREAVRNNVLATETVAREAQAAGVGAFVLISTDKAVDPVNVLGATKRLAEMVCQAMTRRGNTRFVTVRFGNVLDSAGSVVPLFRAQIRQGGPVTVTDPEVTRYFMTIPEACQLILQAVAIGSIEAVYTLDMGEPVSIRLLAEQMITLAGKQPGRDIAIVYTGLRQGEKLHETLFHAEERYRPTAHPKILQAEARDVVTERIEAAIARMHDAVGRYDVEALGRLLRDSVPEFAPLKAQDEQKMAATVVAFPARNARKT, encoded by the coding sequence ATGACCTTCTGGAAGGACAGGTTCAGGATTGCATTGCCGCGCTACGCCGTTGTCGCCCACGACCTGTTGATGGTGTGGGTGGCCTGGTCCGGCCTCAACTATTTCCGCCAACCCGGGCTGGGCGGCACCGCCGACGGCGCGGTACTGACACCCGAGATCACCCTCATCCTGCTGGTCCAGGGATTGATCTTCTGGCAGGTGGGCCTTTACCGGGGCGTGTGGCGCTTTGCCAGCATCCCGGACCTCGTGAACATCATGAAAGCGAGCATGTTCGGCCTGCTCGCAATCGTGCCGCTGCTGTTCTTCGTCTTCGACCGTGCCGGGCAGATTCCGCGCACGGTGATGCTCGCCTACCCGGTTGTCCTGTCGGCACTGCTCGGGATGCCCAGGCTGCTGTACCGGGCATGGAAGGACCACGGCACTTCGCGGACCGACCAGGCCGCACTGCGCGTGCTGATCCTTGGCGCCGGGCAAGCCGGCGAAGCGCTGGTCCGTGACCTGCGCCGTGCTGGCGCGTACCAGCCGGTGGGGTTCCTGGACGATGCCGCCAAGCTTCGCGGCAGTTACCTGCAGGGGCTGCCGGTGCTCGGCAAGATCGAGGACCTTGGCCGCATCGCGCCGGAGACCGCGGCGCAGCTGCTGGTCATCGCAATGCCGTCGCTCGACGCCACCACCATGCGACGCGTCGTCGCCGCCTGCGAGCGCACCGGCCTTCCGTTCCGTACGGTGCCACGGCTCAACGACCTGCTGGAAGGCCGGTCGCTGCCGGGTGAACTCAAGGAGGTCGCGATCGAGGACCTGCTGGGCCGCAAGCCGGTCACGCCCGACTGGAAGGCGATCCGTGGCTGGCTCGGCGGGCGCAGCGTGCTGGTCACGGGCGCGGGCGGGTCCATCGGCGCCGAGCTTTGCCGCCAGTGCGCCCGCCATGGTGCCCGCCAGATCACGCTGATAGAGATGGATGAGCTGGCGCTGGCCACCACCGAAGCCGAGTTGCGCAGGGACTTCCCGCAGATCGAATGCATTCCCGTGCTTGGCGACTGCGGCGACCCGGCCGTGGTCCGCCACGCGCTGGCGCTGTCGTCACCGGAGGCGGTGTTCCACGCTGCCGCCTACAAGCAGGTGCCGGTACTGGAATCGCAGCTGCGCGAAGCCGTGCGCAACAACGTGCTGGCCACCGAGACCGTCGCCCGCGAGGCGCAGGCCGCGGGTGTGGGCGCGTTCGTACTCATCTCCACGGACAAGGCCGTGGACCCGGTCAACGTGCTGGGCGCGACCAAGCGCCTGGCGGAGATGGTGTGCCAGGCGATGACGAGGCGCGGGAACACCCGTTTCGTGACGGTCCGGTTCGGCAACGTGCTCGACTCGGCCGGCAGCGTCGTTCCGCTGTTCCGTGCACAGATCCGCCAGGGCGGGCCGGTGACTGTCACCGACCCGGAGGTCACGCGCTATTTCATGACCATTCCCGAGGCCTGCCAGCTGATCCTCCAGGCGGTGGCGATCGGCTCCATCGAGGCGGTCTACACGCTCGACATGGGCGAGCCGGTCTCGATCCGCCTGCTTGCCGAACAGATGATCACATTGGCCGGCAAGCAGCCCGGGCGCGATATCGCGATCGTGTACACCGGCCTCCGCCAGGGCGAGAAACTCCACGAGACGTTGTTCCACGCGGAGGAGCGCTACCGCCCGACCGCGCATCCCAAGATCCTCCAGGCGGAAGCGCGCGACGTGGTGACCGAACGCATCGAGGCGGCGATCGCGCGCATGCACGACGCCGTGGGCCGCTACGATGTGGAAGCGCTGGGCCGGCTGTTGCGTGACTCGGTCCCCGAGTTCGCGCCCCTCAAGGCGCAGGATGAACAGAAGATGGCGGCCACGGTGGTCGCTTTCCCCGCAAGGAACGCGAGAAAGACATGA
- the galU gene encoding UTP--glucose-1-phosphate uridylyltransferase GalU, producing MTQRIRKAVFPVAGLGTRFLPATKTVPKEMLPIVDRPLIQYAVDEAVEAGCDTLIFVTNRYKHAVADYFDKAYELEQKLEKAGKHELLDVIRNVLPAGVRAVFVTQTEALGLGHAVLCAKAVVGDEPFAVMLPDDLIWNRGPGALAQMADLAEASGASVIATQTVPREQTSSYGIVATREFQDRVGRITAMVEKPSPEDAPSDLAVVGRYVLSPRIFSLLEDTPPGRGGEIQLTDAISALLAEEEVLAYRFQGTRFDCGTHIGLIEATIRHALDHELLSEAAQGFMRDALAELGVVDSQ from the coding sequence ATGACGCAACGCATCCGCAAGGCGGTTTTCCCGGTGGCAGGGCTCGGCACCAGGTTCCTGCCCGCCACCAAGACGGTTCCGAAGGAGATGCTGCCGATCGTCGACCGCCCGCTGATCCAGTACGCGGTGGACGAGGCCGTGGAAGCCGGCTGCGACACGCTGATCTTCGTGACCAACCGCTACAAGCACGCGGTGGCCGACTACTTCGACAAGGCCTACGAGCTCGAGCAGAAGCTGGAAAAAGCGGGCAAGCACGAATTGCTTGATGTGATCCGCAACGTGCTTCCCGCTGGGGTACGCGCGGTGTTCGTCACCCAGACCGAAGCGCTGGGGCTGGGCCACGCCGTTCTCTGTGCCAAGGCGGTCGTCGGGGACGAGCCGTTTGCCGTGATGCTGCCCGACGACCTGATCTGGAACCGCGGCCCGGGGGCGCTGGCGCAGATGGCCGACCTGGCCGAGGCGTCCGGCGCCAGCGTGATCGCCACGCAGACCGTGCCGAGGGAACAGACGTCGAGCTACGGCATTGTCGCCACCCGCGAGTTCCAGGACCGTGTTGGCCGGATCACCGCGATGGTGGAGAAGCCGTCACCCGAGGACGCCCCGAGCGACCTGGCGGTGGTAGGGCGCTACGTCCTGTCACCGCGCATCTTCTCGCTGCTCGAGGACACGCCGCCCGGGCGGGGCGGGGAGATCCAGCTCACCGACGCGATTTCCGCCCTGCTGGCCGAGGAAGAAGTGCTGGCCTACCGGTTCCAGGGCACCCGCTTCGACTGCGGTACCCACATAGGCCTGATCGAGGCCACCATACGCCATGCACTGGACCACGAACTCCTCAGTGAGGCGGCCCAGGGGTTCATGCGAGATGCATTGGCTGAATTGGGCGTAGTCGACTCGCAGTAA
- a CDS encoding acetyl-CoA C-acyltransferase yields the protein MSKQIQDAYIVAATRTPVGKAPKGVFRNTRPDDMLAHVLKAVVAQAPGIDVNRIDDAIIGCAMPEAEQGMNVARIGVLLAGLPDALAAQTVNRFCASGLQAVALAADQIRLGNADLVLAGGTESMSMVPMMGNKVALSPSVFRDDHVAIAYGMGITAEKVAEEWKVSREDQDAFAVDSHLKALAAAKDGEFRDEISPYEVLSRQPDLGGKTIRTKKLLVEHDEGPRADTSAEGLAKLRPVFRNGQFGGTVTAGNSSQMSDGAGAVLLASEQAIKDYGLTPLARFVSFSVAGVRPEVMGIGPIAAIPKALKQAGLTRDQLDWIELNEAFAAQALAVIRDCGLDPSRINPLGGAIALGHPLGATGAVRTATIVHGMRRRAQKYGMVTMCIGTGMGAAGIFEAL from the coding sequence ATGAGCAAGCAGATCCAGGACGCCTACATCGTCGCCGCCACCCGCACTCCGGTGGGCAAGGCGCCCAAGGGCGTGTTCCGCAACACCCGGCCCGACGACATGCTGGCGCACGTGCTGAAGGCCGTCGTCGCGCAGGCGCCGGGCATCGACGTCAACCGCATCGATGACGCCATCATCGGCTGCGCCATGCCCGAGGCCGAGCAAGGCATGAACGTGGCACGCATCGGCGTGCTGCTGGCCGGCTTGCCGGATGCACTGGCGGCGCAGACCGTCAACCGCTTCTGCGCCTCCGGCCTCCAGGCGGTCGCGCTGGCGGCCGACCAGATCCGGCTGGGCAACGCCGACCTGGTGCTCGCCGGCGGCACCGAGAGCATGAGCATGGTGCCGATGATGGGCAACAAGGTGGCGTTGTCACCCAGCGTGTTCCGCGACGACCACGTGGCCATCGCCTATGGCATGGGCATCACCGCGGAAAAGGTTGCCGAGGAATGGAAGGTCTCGCGCGAGGACCAGGATGCGTTCGCGGTCGACTCGCACCTCAAGGCGCTGGCGGCTGCCAAGGACGGCGAGTTCCGCGACGAGATCAGCCCCTACGAAGTGCTCTCGCGCCAGCCCGACCTCGGCGGCAAGACCATCCGCACGAAGAAGCTGCTCGTCGAGCACGACGAGGGCCCGCGTGCCGATACGTCGGCGGAAGGCTTGGCCAAGCTGCGACCGGTGTTCCGCAACGGCCAGTTCGGGGGCACCGTGACTGCCGGAAACTCCTCGCAGATGAGCGACGGTGCGGGCGCGGTGCTGCTTGCGTCCGAGCAGGCCATCAAGGACTACGGCCTGACGCCGCTTGCCCGCTTCGTGTCGTTCTCGGTGGCCGGCGTGCGCCCCGAAGTGATGGGGATCGGACCGATCGCGGCCATCCCGAAGGCGCTGAAACAGGCGGGCCTGACCCGTGACCAACTCGACTGGATCGAGCTCAACGAAGCTTTTGCCGCGCAGGCGCTGGCGGTGATACGCGATTGCGGGCTCGATCCGTCAAGGATCAACCCGCTGGGCGGTGCAATCGCGCTGGGGCATCCGCTCGGAGCCACGGGCGCGGTGCGCACGGCCACCATCGTCCACGGCATGCGGCGGCGGGCGCAGAAATACGGAATGGTGACGATGTGCATCGGCACCGGCATGGGCGCCGCTGGCATTTTCGAGGCGCTCTGA
- a CDS encoding 3-hydroxyacyl-CoA dehydrogenase/enoyl-CoA hydratase family protein, with amino-acid sequence MSEKLLVRRAAVLGAGVMGAQIAAHLTNAGVDTVLFDLPAKDGDPNGIVTRAIANLGKLSPAPLASKDLATAITPANYELALQRLKDCDLVIEAIAERMDWKQDLYAKIAPFIADHAVLASNTSGLGINKLADVLPESLRSRFCGVHFFNPPRYMHLAELIPARSTDKAVLQGLETFLTTTLGKGVVYARDTPNFIGNRIGVFSILSTIHHTRESGLGFDEVDALTGPLVGRPKSATYRTSDVVGLDTMAHVIKTMADTLPDDPWHKYFKSPKWLAALVEKGALGQKTGAGIFRKVGKDIMVVDPAAGDYRPADRAAAPEVVEILKTRDPVEKFAKLRASDHPQAKFLWATFRDLFHYSAYHLADIAETARDVDLAIRWGYGWSLGPFETWQAAGWKQVAQWIADDIVAGKAMSDAPLPDWVFDGRDGVHSAEGSYSPGKNARLPRSALPVYKRQRFPDPLLGESFAKGETVFENDGIRMWTDGNDVAVASFKTKMHTVSDHVLDGLQEAVARAERDFAGLVIWQPKEPFSAGADLAGALGLLQAGKVDAFEAMVKNFQATSQAIKYSLVPVVAAVRGLALGGGCEFQMHSARTVAHLESYVGLVEAGVGLLPAGGGLKELAVRASQAAGPNGDVFAELKRVFETVAMAKASASAVEAKELGLMRAGDRVVFNAFELLHVARHEAAALAEGGYRPPMPARQVRVAGDVGIATFKMLLVNMLEGRFISEYDYEIASRIATVLCGGEVDRGALVDEDWLLRLERQHFVELAQQEKTQARIAHMLKTGKPLRN; translated from the coding sequence ATGTCCGAGAAATTGCTTGTGCGCAGGGCCGCGGTACTCGGCGCCGGGGTGATGGGAGCGCAGATCGCGGCCCACCTGACCAATGCCGGCGTCGACACGGTGCTGTTCGACCTGCCGGCCAAGGACGGTGATCCGAACGGCATCGTCACCAGGGCGATCGCCAACCTCGGAAAGCTGAGCCCGGCCCCGCTGGCGTCGAAAGATCTCGCCACGGCGATCACCCCGGCCAACTACGAACTCGCGCTGCAGCGTCTCAAGGACTGCGACCTGGTCATCGAGGCGATCGCCGAGCGCATGGACTGGAAGCAGGATCTGTACGCGAAGATCGCGCCGTTCATCGCCGACCACGCCGTGCTCGCCAGCAACACCTCGGGCCTGGGCATCAACAAGCTGGCCGACGTGCTGCCGGAATCCCTGCGCAGCCGCTTCTGCGGCGTGCACTTCTTCAACCCGCCGCGCTACATGCACCTGGCGGAGCTGATTCCCGCGCGCAGCACCGACAAGGCCGTGCTCCAGGGGCTGGAGACGTTCCTGACCACCACGCTGGGCAAGGGCGTCGTGTACGCCCGCGACACGCCGAACTTCATCGGCAACCGCATCGGCGTGTTCTCGATCCTGTCGACCATCCACCACACCCGCGAGTCGGGGCTCGGGTTCGACGAGGTCGATGCGCTGACCGGGCCGCTGGTGGGGCGCCCGAAGTCGGCGACCTATCGCACGTCCGATGTCGTCGGCCTGGACACCATGGCCCACGTCATCAAGACCATGGCCGACACCCTGCCCGACGATCCCTGGCACAAGTACTTCAAGTCGCCGAAGTGGCTCGCCGCGCTTGTCGAGAAGGGCGCGCTGGGCCAGAAGACCGGTGCCGGCATCTTCCGCAAGGTAGGCAAGGACATCATGGTCGTCGACCCGGCGGCCGGTGATTACCGCCCCGCCGACCGCGCGGCGGCGCCCGAGGTGGTCGAAATCCTGAAGACGCGCGACCCGGTCGAGAAGTTCGCGAAACTGCGCGCCAGCGACCACCCCCAGGCCAAGTTCCTCTGGGCCACCTTCCGCGACCTGTTCCACTACAGCGCCTACCACCTGGCCGACATCGCCGAGACCGCGCGCGATGTCGACCTGGCAATCCGCTGGGGTTACGGCTGGTCGCTCGGCCCGTTCGAGACCTGGCAGGCGGCGGGCTGGAAGCAGGTCGCGCAGTGGATCGCGGACGACATCGTCGCCGGCAAGGCGATGAGCGACGCTCCCCTGCCCGACTGGGTGTTCGACGGCCGCGATGGGGTGCATTCGGCCGAGGGCAGCTACAGCCCGGGCAAGAACGCCCGGCTTCCGCGCTCCGCGCTGCCGGTATACAAGCGCCAGCGCTTCCCGGATCCGCTGCTGGGCGAGTCGTTCGCCAAGGGCGAGACGGTGTTCGAGAACGACGGCATCCGCATGTGGACCGACGGCAACGACGTCGCAGTGGCGTCGTTCAAGACCAAGATGCACACGGTGTCCGACCATGTGCTGGACGGCCTGCAGGAAGCGGTGGCGCGCGCCGAGCGCGATTTCGCCGGCCTGGTGATCTGGCAGCCGAAGGAGCCGTTCTCGGCCGGCGCGGACCTGGCCGGTGCGCTCGGGCTGCTGCAGGCGGGCAAGGTCGATGCGTTCGAAGCCATGGTGAAGAACTTCCAGGCCACCAGCCAGGCGATCAAGTATTCGCTGGTGCCGGTGGTGGCCGCGGTGCGCGGCCTGGCTCTTGGCGGAGGCTGCGAGTTCCAGATGCACAGTGCCCGAACCGTCGCCCACCTCGAGAGCTACGTCGGGCTGGTCGAGGCCGGCGTCGGCCTGCTGCCGGCCGGCGGCGGCCTGAAGGAGCTCGCGGTGCGGGCCTCGCAGGCCGCGGGGCCGAACGGCGACGTGTTCGCCGAACTCAAGCGCGTGTTCGAGACCGTCGCGATGGCCAAGGCTTCTGCCTCGGCGGTCGAGGCCAAGGAGCTCGGCCTGATGCGCGCCGGCGACCGGGTCGTGTTCAACGCCTTCGAGCTTCTGCACGTCGCGCGCCACGAAGCGGCGGCGCTTGCCGAAGGCGGCTACCGCCCGCCGATGCCCGCCCGCCAGGTTCGCGTGGCCGGTGACGTCGGCATCGCGACTTTCAAGATGCTGCTGGTCAACATGCTGGAGGGCCGTTTCATCAGCGAGTACGACTACGAGATCGCCAGCCGCATCGCCACCGTGCTGTGCGGAGGCGAGGTCGACCGCGGCGCGCTCGTCGACGAGGACTGGCTGCTGCGCCTCGAGCGCCAGCACTTCGTGGAGCTCGCGCAGCAGGAAAAAACCCAGGCGCGCATCGCGCACATGCTCAAGACCGGCAAGCCGCTGCGCAACTGA
- a CDS encoding TetR/AcrR family transcriptional regulator, with amino-acid sequence MVTTQFSTKDRILGAAEELFALHGFGGTSLRQVTSRADVNIAAVNYHFGSKENLINEVFRRRMDEMSRRRLELLAEARETSPGALEPLLAAFIEPALALARDRQGGVAFIRVIARAYAEKNDGLRKFLSEQYGHVLREFAKAIAECVPQLDKEQLYWRLDFLAGALTYAMSEFGLIKRPATVSEVAHRKRAAEELIRFAAAGLKS; translated from the coding sequence ATGGTGACCACCCAATTCTCGACCAAGGACAGGATCCTCGGAGCCGCCGAGGAACTGTTCGCGCTGCACGGCTTCGGCGGCACGTCGTTGCGCCAGGTGACCAGCCGCGCCGACGTCAATATCGCGGCGGTCAACTACCACTTCGGCAGCAAGGAAAACCTGATCAACGAGGTCTTCCGCCGCCGCATGGACGAGATGAGCCGGCGCCGCCTCGAACTCCTCGCCGAGGCCCGCGAGACCTCGCCCGGCGCCCTGGAGCCGCTGCTGGCGGCATTCATCGAGCCCGCGCTGGCGCTCGCCCGGGACCGCCAGGGCGGGGTTGCCTTCATCCGCGTGATCGCCCGCGCCTACGCCGAGAAAAACGACGGCCTGCGCAAGTTTCTGTCCGAACAGTACGGCCACGTGCTGCGCGAGTTCGCCAAGGCGATCGCCGAGTGCGTGCCGCAGCTGGACAAGGAGCAGCTCTATTGGCGCCTGGACTTCCTGGCGGGCGCGCTGACCTACGCAATGTCGGAGTTCGGCCTGATCAAGCGGCCCGCGACGGTCAGCGAGGTTGCGCACCGAAAGCGCGCCGCCGAGGAATTGATCCGCTTCGCGGCGGCCGGCCTCAAAAGCTGA
- the ndk gene encoding nucleoside-diphosphate kinase yields MALERTLSIIKPDAVAKNVIGEIYARFEKAGLKIAAAKMKQLSRAEAEGFYAVHRERPFFNALVEFMISGPVMIQVLEGEGAVLKHRDLMGATNPKDAAAGTIRADFADSIDANAVHGSDAADTAAVEIAYFFPSTDVYAR; encoded by the coding sequence ATGGCGCTGGAGCGCACCCTGTCCATCATCAAGCCCGATGCCGTCGCCAAGAACGTCATCGGCGAGATCTATGCCCGCTTCGAGAAGGCCGGCCTCAAGATCGCCGCCGCGAAAATGAAGCAGCTGTCGCGCGCGGAGGCCGAAGGCTTCTACGCCGTGCACCGCGAGCGCCCGTTCTTCAACGCACTGGTCGAGTTCATGATCAGCGGCCCGGTGATGATCCAGGTACTGGAAGGCGAGGGTGCCGTGCTCAAGCACCGCGACCTGATGGGCGCCACCAACCCGAAGGATGCCGCCGCGGGCACGATCCGCGCCGACTTCGCCGACTCCATCGACGCGAACGCCGTGCACGGTTCCGACGCTGCGGATACCGCCGCCGTCGAGATCGCGTACTTCTTCCCGTCGACCGACGTTTACGCTCGTTGA
- the rlmN gene encoding 23S rRNA (adenine(2503)-C(2))-methyltransferase RlmN, which translates to MTESTDKQNLLDLDREGLERFFADELGEKRFRAHQVMKWIHHRHVTDFDEMTDLGKPLRAKLLERAEVIVPQVHFDKPSTDGTHKWLLGMDGKNAIETVYIPDKGRGTLCVSSQVGCALNCQFCSTATQGFNRNLSTAEIIGQVWVAAKHLGNIPHKQRRLTNVVMMGMGEPLMNFDNVVRAMSVMRDDLGYGLANKRVTLSTAGMVPMIDRLSEESDVSLAVSLHAANDELRTELVPLNKKYPIAELMAACERYVRRKPRSSITFEYTLMKDVNDQPVHARQLARLMRQFGNALQVKDAAKVNLIPFNPFPGTRFQRSGEDEIRAFQKLLLDAQVLTMVRRTRGDDIDAACGQLKGQVADRTRRQAEFRKHLEQVTGGEGGDAAA; encoded by the coding sequence GTGACCGAATCCACAGACAAGCAGAACCTGCTCGACCTCGATCGCGAGGGCCTGGAGCGCTTTTTCGCCGACGAACTCGGCGAGAAGCGTTTCCGTGCGCATCAGGTGATGAAGTGGATCCACCACCGCCACGTCACCGACTTCGACGAGATGACCGATCTCGGCAAGCCCCTGCGCGCGAAGTTGCTGGAGCGCGCCGAGGTGATCGTGCCGCAGGTGCATTTCGACAAGCCTTCCACCGACGGCACCCACAAGTGGCTGCTGGGCATGGATGGCAAGAACGCCATCGAGACCGTGTACATCCCGGACAAGGGGCGCGGCACGCTGTGCGTGTCGTCCCAGGTCGGCTGCGCGCTCAACTGCCAGTTCTGCTCCACCGCGACCCAGGGCTTCAACCGAAACCTGTCCACCGCCGAGATCATCGGCCAGGTGTGGGTTGCGGCGAAGCACCTCGGCAACATTCCCCACAAGCAGCGGCGCCTCACCAACGTGGTGATGATGGGCATGGGCGAGCCGCTGATGAACTTCGACAACGTGGTGCGCGCGATGAGCGTGATGCGCGACGACCTCGGCTACGGCCTGGCCAACAAGCGCGTGACCCTCTCCACCGCCGGCATGGTGCCGATGATCGACCGGCTGTCCGAAGAAAGTGACGTCTCGCTGGCCGTGTCCCTGCATGCCGCCAACGACGAGCTGCGCACCGAACTCGTCCCGCTCAACAAGAAGTACCCCATCGCCGAGCTGATGGCCGCCTGCGAACGCTACGTGCGCCGCAAGCCGCGCTCGTCGATCACCTTCGAATACACGCTGATGAAGGACGTCAACGACCAGCCGGTGCACGCGCGCCAGCTGGCCCGGCTGATGCGCCAGTTCGGCAACGCGCTCCAGGTGAAGGATGCCGCCAAGGTCAACCTGATTCCGTTCAACCCGTTCCCGGGCACGCGTTTCCAGCGCTCCGGCGAGGACGAGATCCGCGCATTCCAGAAGCTGCTGCTCGATGCGCAGGTGCTGACCATGGTGCGGCGCACGCGTGGCGACGACATCGATGCCGCCTGCGGCCAGCTCAAGGGCCAGGTGGCCGACCGCACCCGCCGCCAGGCCGAGTTCCGCAAGCACCTCGAACAGGTCACGGGCGGGGAGGGCGGTGATGCGGCGGCTTGA
- a CDS encoding tetratricopeptide repeat protein, translated as MRRLEFFGLVIACTLVAAGCSRLTFIKPSAQRGDSTQIAPVYDFSDDSKSRGKTSARGHLLRGEQALHAGRYADAASEARQAMKVDGRDADAHTLLALALENQGEDRDAGKHYARAAELKPSGATLNNNGAWLCRNGRAAESITWFDRALADRSYASPASALANAGACADAGGQPGRAERDLRAALALDPVNAVGLEALARHLHGRGEYFEARAFSQRRLDAGPASPAALQLASQIEEKLGDKAAAARYVQRLRTEFPHAQAVLPGDSSSR; from the coding sequence ATGCGGCGGCTTGAATTCTTCGGCCTGGTGATCGCCTGCACGCTGGTGGCCGCCGGCTGCTCGCGACTCACGTTCATAAAGCCGAGCGCGCAGCGCGGCGACTCGACGCAGATCGCGCCCGTGTACGACTTCAGCGATGACAGCAAGTCGCGCGGCAAGACGTCCGCACGCGGCCACCTGCTGCGTGGCGAACAGGCATTGCACGCGGGCCGGTACGCCGACGCCGCCAGCGAGGCGCGACAGGCGATGAAGGTCGACGGCCGCGACGCCGATGCGCACACGCTGCTTGCATTGGCGCTCGAGAACCAGGGCGAGGATCGCGATGCCGGCAAGCACTATGCGCGCGCCGCCGAGCTCAAGCCCTCAGGTGCCACCTTGAACAACAACGGCGCCTGGCTGTGCCGCAACGGCCGCGCCGCCGAGTCGATCACGTGGTTCGACCGCGCCCTGGCCGACCGCAGCTACGCCAGCCCCGCCTCGGCGCTGGCCAACGCAGGCGCCTGTGCCGATGCCGGCGGCCAGCCGGGGCGCGCCGAGCGCGACCTGCGCGCGGCACTGGCCCTCGATCCGGTCAACGCCGTCGGCCTGGAGGCGCTGGCCAGGCATTTGCACGGGCGCGGGGAATACTTCGAGGCGCGGGCATTCTCGCAACGTCGGCTGGACGCGGGGCCGGCGTCGCCGGCCGCGCTGCAACTTGCGTCACAGATCGAGGAAAAGCTCGGCGACAAGGCTGCCGCCGCTCGTTATGTTCAGCGCCTGCGGACGGAATTCCCGCACGCGCAGGCAGTGCTGCCCGGGGACAGCAGTTCACGATGA
- a CDS encoding RodZ domain-containing protein gives MPPDKNVAADADYGCGRRLRNAREAAGLSIEDVAARLRMPVRVVESLEAEDWSRLGAPVYVRGQLRSYSRLLGLSTATMQAVVGVAPVEPVTLVPRTYVPRMQIVAEQFAKRLVYVVITAAIALPVWLATRPHLATQGAESASLDVPVASTARQSGAPGVAGARQPVPLVASMAPVAQRSSSAAVALELRLVDDSWVEITGSDGRVIEQSLLRAGTTRSFATGEVGGMVFGNASAVELRRNGAELDLAPFLRANVARFTVSSDGSLVPAGR, from the coding sequence ATGCCGCCAGACAAGAATGTGGCCGCCGATGCCGACTACGGCTGTGGCCGCCGCCTACGCAATGCCCGCGAGGCCGCGGGCCTCTCCATCGAAGACGTTGCCGCCAGGCTGCGGATGCCGGTGCGCGTTGTCGAGTCGCTCGAGGCCGAGGACTGGAGCCGGCTGGGCGCGCCGGTCTACGTGCGCGGACAGTTGCGCAGCTATTCGCGCCTGCTGGGCCTGTCCACCGCCACCATGCAGGCCGTAGTCGGGGTCGCCCCGGTGGAGCCGGTGACACTGGTGCCGCGCACCTACGTGCCACGCATGCAGATTGTGGCCGAACAGTTCGCCAAGCGCCTGGTGTACGTGGTGATCACCGCAGCCATCGCACTGCCGGTGTGGCTGGCCACCAGACCGCATCTCGCCACGCAGGGTGCCGAATCCGCCTCGCTTGACGTGCCTGTGGCCTCCACGGCTCGCCAGTCCGGCGCGCCAGGGGTCGCCGGGGCTCGCCAGCCTGTGCCTCTGGTTGCCTCGATGGCGCCGGTCGCGCAGCGCTCCAGCAGCGCGGCGGTGGCGCTCGAACTGCGGCTGGTCGACGACAGCTGGGTGGAAATCACCGGCAGTGACGGGCGCGTCATCGAGCAGTCGCTGCTGCGCGCAGGCACCACACGCAGCTTCGCCACCGGCGAGGTTGGGGGCATGGTGTTCGGCAACGCGTCCGCGGTCGAGCTGCGGCGCAACGGGGCCGAGCTGGACCTCGCACCGTTCCTTCGGGCGAACGTCGCCCGCTTTACGGTATCCTCTGACGGATCGCTGGTACCCGCTGGTCGTTGA